The Daucus carota subsp. sativus chromosome 7, DH1 v3.0, whole genome shotgun sequence genome window below encodes:
- the LOC108196731 gene encoding sister chromatid cohesion protein PDS5 homolog D isoform X1, with protein MASSPTLPPPPSISEEELEEELTDVGNKLLKPPSSTDELLKLLDELGCLLSKVSQEPTLSMLDALQPSMKALMGTEILMHNDTDVKVWVASCISEIARIMAPNAPYSDDEMKKFFQLSIVAVEQLSNTSGRSYSRAVLVLKTLANIRLCVLMLDLELDDLILKMFERFLDIKSLPDALLSDMERIMTLIVEESEERSFELMSVLLKSVKRENQYVSPVSWELGQKVLKNCAGILVLDIQKAVSTMGMAYTEFSEIVASICQVAPKTDNVDTQTFVSDAISLMKNDENAEEPRSGMISGGSDTLVHQIALTNCQQISVAPLSNSQPKDISKGAVAQQSQRKRGRKPNSLKKEEEGYDNSWVIGISSSNKTPCRGKNARKRSIPSNSSALAGSFSPSEPGKEPKSLAFSVNNVQGVSLPLPPVENCSTPENVHSRPQSGVQQKEKSNSSMNADNGLNLLSVSAGDLVKTQSEGTPVRVASKVSGSTGNPRGRRKRGPVNTASQGDGKAKRKRAARKSETGDAAVKNREGIIPSTTDGIGSSQEIKTDFPVLQLDAGVQKLGRSAPIGHATDKTSDEFAYGGASKDHGEELVGRKIKVWWPADDQFYKGVITGFDRELKKHKLSVSQVEYVDGDQENLYLRAERWEIVEDEEDSEATEDTRPPLVTSANRFPSAGANSSHPGNLSETASASHKQGMLVRSKLKPDGAGRTKRRTVHDVHSKISPAHEASEHAGETSSIPVTVAGYRVKSANAPILTSIIARYGDIAAKCMFTSATVRASMLDVICDIVKRLRSGNAQQTLSRLDAMETELRDAEAAKIEVSWLQQCLTKCREAQGKIPSVLREMESSLWLVSKAAERDLAAAQKWAKESESCLRALAVVGKKFRDELALHESKASEWRNPLDELAKP; from the exons ATGGCTTCTTCTCCCACCCTTCCACCCCCTCCATCCATCTCAGAAGAAGAGCTTGAAGAGGAGCTTACAGATGTTGGGAACAAGCTGTTGAAACCCccttcttcaactgatgaactctTGAAGCTTCTTGAT GAACTCGGATGTCTCTTGTCCAAGGTCAGTCAAGAGCCAACTCTTTCAATGCTCGATGCTCTTCAGCCTTCAATGAAGGCGCTAATGGGTACTGAAATATTGATGCACAATGATACTGATGTAAAAGTTTGGGTTGCATCTTGCATTAGTGAAATTGCAAGGATTATGGCGCCAAATGCACCTTACAGCGATGATGAAATGAAG AAATTTTTTCAGCTCAGCATTGTAGCAGTTGAGCAATTATCCAATACCAGTGGTCGTAGTTACTCCAGAGCCGTTTTAGTTCTTAAAACCCTTGCAAACATAAGGCTCTGTGTTCTAATGTTGGACCTTGAATTGGATGATTTAATACTTAAAATGTTTGAGCGGTTTCTAGACATCAAGAG CCTACCTGATGCTCTATTATCAGATATGGAGAGAATCATGACCTTGATTGTAGAGGAAAGCGAAGAGCGTTCATTTGAACTTATGAGCGTTCTTCTAAAAAGTGTGAAGAGGGAAAATCAG TATGTTTCTCCCGTTTCATGGGAGTTGGGGCAGAAAGTCTTGAAAAACTGTGCTGGCATACTCGTATTGGATATTCAAAAAGCAGTCAGCACCATGGGAATGGCATATACTGAGTTTTCAGAAATTGTTGCTTCAATATGTCAAGTGGCGCCTAAAACAGACAATGTG gaTACTCAAACATTTGTATCAGATGCCATCAGTCTGATGAAAAATGACGAAAATGCAGAAGAACCAAGATCTGGCATGATTAGTGGCGGATCTGACACTCTTGTGCATCAGATCGCTTTAACCAATTGCCAACAGATAAGTGTCGCACCACTAAGCAATTCCCAACCTAAAGATATTAGTAAAGGAGCCGTGGCACAACAATCTCAAAGAAAAAGGGGTAGAAAACCCAATTCTCTGAAAAAAGAAGAGGAGGGATATGACAATTCATGGGTTATTGGAATAAGCAGCTCTAATAAAACACCTTGTCGTGGGAAGAATGCCAGAAAGAGAAGTATTCCATCTAATAGTTCAGCTTTGGCAGGTTCATTTTCTCCATCTGAACCTGGCAAAGAACCCAAATCTCTTGCCTTTTCAGTCAATAATGTACAAGGTGTGAGTCTACCTTTGCCACCGGTTGAGAATTGTAGCACTCCAGAGAATGTTCACTCTAGACCTCAATCTGGTGTGCAACAGAAAGAAAAATCGAATAGTTCAATGAATGCAGACAACGGCCTCAATCTATTGTCAGTCTCTGCAGGAGATCTGGTCAAAACCCAGAGTGAAGGAACGCCAGTGAGAGTAGCTTCTAAAGTATCTGGAAGCACTGGGAATCCCCGGGGAAGGAGAAAGAGAGGTCCGGTAAATACTGCATCTCAAGGTGATGGGAAAGCAAAGCGTAAGAGGGCCGCAAGGAAAAGTGAAACCGGAGATGCTGCTGTGAAAAACAGAGAAGGTATTATTCCTTCTACGACAGATGGTATTGGCAGTTCTCAGGAAATAAAGACGGATTTTCCAGTGTTGCAACTTGATGCTGGTGTACAAAAACTAGGCAGGAGTGCTCCCATTGGGCATGCTACTGATAAAACTAGTGATGAGTTTGCATATGGTGGGGCATCAAAG GATCATGGTGAAGAGTTAGTTGGTCGCAAGATAAAGGTTTGGTGGCCAGCAGATGACCA gtTTTACAAAGGAGTTATCACTGGATTTGACCGAGAACTAAAAAAGCATAAG TTGTCTGTTTCACAGGTGGAATATGTTGATGGCGATCAAGAGAATTTGTATCTTAGAGCAGAACGTTGGGAAATAGTTGAAGAT GAGGAAGACAGCGAGGCAACTGAAGATACACGGCCACCTTTAGTAACTTCAGCTAACAG GTTCCCCAGTGCTGGAGCTAATTCTTCTCATCCAGGGAATCTCAGTGAAACG GCTTCTGCTTCACATAAGCAAGGCATGCTTGTCCGCAGTAAATTGAAGCCAGATGGG GCTGGAAGGACAAAAAGGAGGACAGTGCATGATGTCCACAGCAAAATTTCACCAGCACATGAGGCAAGTGAGCATGCTGGCGAAACAAGCAGCATCCCAGTCACTGTTGCTGGGTACAGGGTGAAGTCTGCCAATGCACCTATTCTAACCTCCATTATAGCGAGGTACGGTGACATTGCTGCCAAGTGCATGTTCACTTCAGCCACTGTCAGAGCATCAATGCTTGATGTTATATGCGACATTGTCAAGCGGCTGCGAAGCGGCAATGCGCAGCAGACCCTATCGCGGCTCGATGCTATGGAGACTGAGCTGCGAGATGCAGAGGCTGCCAAAATCGAGGTCTCCTGGCTCCAACAATGCTTGACCAAGTGCCGTGAAGCTCAAGGCAAAATCCCCTCCGTGCTCAGAGAAATGGAGTCCAGCCTGTGGCTGGTCTCCAAAGCTGCAGAAAGGGACTTGGCAGCCGCTCAAAAGTGGGCCAAGGAGTCCGAAAGCTGCTTAAGAGCATTAGCGGTGGTCGGGAAGAAGTTCCGCGATGAACTGGCCCTACATGAATCCAAAGCAAGCGAATGGCGGAATCCCCTGGATGAGCTGGCCAAGCCGTGA
- the LOC108193829 gene encoding stromal cell-derived factor 2-like protein has product MALSFFGIAAFLFLSLDSEYGFNYPASAAVSEGVEITYGSVIKLMHEKTRFRLHSHEVPYGSGSGQQSVTGFPNVDDANSYWTVKRIPESSAKQGAPIKSGTIIRLQHMRTRKWLHSHLHMSPISGNQEVSCFGDDSNSDTGDYWRLEIEGSGKSWRQDQKIRLRHVDTGGYLHTHNKKYNRIIAGQQEVCGVRDKLPDNIWLASEGVYLPVSASK; this is encoded by the exons ATGGCTTTGTCTTTCTTTGGCATTGCTGCTTTTCTGTTTCTCTCTCTGGATTCTGAGTACGGATTTAATTATCCGGCCTCCGCTGCGGTTTCCGAAGGCGTTGAG ATTACTTATGGATCCGTCATAAAATTGATGCATGAGAAGACAAGATTTCGACTGCACTCGCATGAGGTGCCATATGGTTCTGGCAGTGGGCAGCAGTCAGTTACCGGTTTTCCAAATGTTGATGATGCCAATAGCTATTGG ACTGTTAAGCGCATTCCGGAATCATCTGCAAAGCAAGGAGCGCCAATCAAAAGTGGAACTATCATCAGATTACAGCATATGAGGACCCGGAAATGGCTTCATAGTCACTTACACATGTCCCCCATCTCGGGCAATCAGGAG GTGAGCTGCTTTGGAGATGATAGCAATTCTGACACTGGTGACTACTGGAG ACTAGAAATTGAGGGAAGCGGGAAAAGCTGGAGGCAAGATCAAAAGATCCGGCTTCGTCACGTGGACACTGGAGGCTACCTGCACACCCATAACAAGAAATACAACCGTATTATTGCGGGTCAGCAAGAG GTTTGTGGTGTACGAGACAAACTTCCTGATAACATTTGGTTGGCATCAGAGGGGGTCTACCTTCCAGTTTCCGCAAGCAAGTAA
- the LOC108195280 gene encoding aquaporin NIP6-1: MVMDSEDVVSAPSTPVTPGTPGAPLFGGFKPARYNSGKRSLLKSCTCLSVEPWNLEEGALPPVSCSLPIPPISLARKVGAEFIGTFILIFAGTATAIVNQKTQGSETLLGLAASTGLAVMIVILATGHISGAHLNPAVTIAFAALKHFPWKQVPVYIGTQVLASLCAAFALQVIFHPINGGGVTVPSVGYSQGFALEFIISFNLMFVVTAVATDTRAIGELAGIAVGATVMLNILIAGGATGASMNPVRTLGPAIAANNYKGIWIYFTAPFLGALAGAGTYSLVKLPEEDLKNTPPTEHSFRR; the protein is encoded by the exons ATGGTTATGGATTCTGAAGATGTTGTATCAGCTCCATCGACGCCTGTGACACCGGGGACTCCCGGTGCTCCTCTCTTTGGGGGGTTCAAACCAGCGAGATATAACAGTGGGAAAAGATCCTTGTTGAAAAGCTGCACGTGTTTGAGTGTCGAACCATGGAACTTAGAGGAGGGCGCATTGCCTCCTGTCTCGTGTTCGTTGCCTATTCCTCCCATCTCCCTTGCAAGAAAG GTGGGAGCTGAGTTCATAGGCACCTTTATACTGATCTTTGCTGGGACCGCGACAGCCATAGTGAACCAAAAGACACAAGGCTCTGAAACACTGCTAGGCCTTGCTGCCTCTACTGGACTTGCGGTTATGATTGTCATTTTGGCAACAGGCCATATCTCAGGAGCCCATCTTAATCCAGCAGTCACCATTGCCTTTGCTGCTCTCAAGCACTTCCCTTGGAAGCAG GTACCAGTGTACATTGGAACACAAGTGCTTGCATCCCTGTGCGCTGCCTTTGCACTTCAAGTGATATTTCATCCCATAAATGGCGGAGGAGTAACTGTTCCATCAGTGGGATATAGCCAAGGTTTCGCTTTAGAATTTATCATCAGTTTCAACCTCATGTTTGTTGTCACTGCAGTAGCCACCGACACCAGAGCT ATTGGTGAGCTAGCTGGAATTGCTGTGGGAGCTACTGTCATGCTCAATATACTAATAGCAGG AGGAGCAACAGGAGCATCAATGAATCCGGTGAGAACTTTGGGGCCAGCAATAGCTGCAAACAACTACAAAGGCATATGGATCTACTTTACGGCTCCCTTCCTTGGTGCACTAGCAGGAGCAGGTACTTACTCTCTGGTAAAGCTACCCGAGGAAGACCTGAAAAACACACCACCGACAGAACACAGCTTCAGAAGGTGA
- the LOC108196731 gene encoding sister chromatid cohesion protein PDS5 homolog D isoform X2, whose protein sequence is MASSPTLPPPPSISEEELEEELTDVGNKLLKPPSSTDELLKLLDELGCLLSKVSQEPTLSMLDALQPSMKALMGTEILMHNDTDVKVWVASCISEIARIMAPNAPYSDDEMKKFFQLSIVAVEQLSNTSGRSYSRAVLVLKTLANIRLCVLMLDLELDDLILKMFERFLDIKSLPDALLSDMERIMTLIVEESEERSFELMSVLLKSVKRENQYVSPVSWELGQKVLKNCAGILVLDIQKAVSTMGMAYTEFSEIVASICQVAPKTDNVDTQTFVSDAISLMKNDENAEEPRSGMISGGSDTLVHQIALTNCQQISVAPLSNSQPKDISKGAVAQQSQRKRGRKPNSLKKEEEGYDNSWVIGISSSNKTPCRGKNARKRSIPSNSSALAGSFSPSEPGKEPKSLAFSVNNVQGVSLPLPPVENCSTPENVHSRPQSGVQQKEKSNSSMNADNGLNLLSVSAGDLVKTQSEGTPVRVASKVSGSTGNPRGRRKRGPVNTASQGDGKAKRKRAARKSETGDAAVKNREGIIPSTTDGIGSSQEIKTDFPVLQLDAGVQKLGRSAPIGHATDKTSDEFAYGGASKDHGEELVGRKIKVWWPADDQFYKGVITGFDRELKKHKVEYVDGDQENLYLRAERWEIVEDEEDSEATEDTRPPLVTSANRFPSAGANSSHPGNLSETASASHKQGMLVRSKLKPDGAGRTKRRTVHDVHSKISPAHEASEHAGETSSIPVTVAGYRVKSANAPILTSIIARYGDIAAKCMFTSATVRASMLDVICDIVKRLRSGNAQQTLSRLDAMETELRDAEAAKIEVSWLQQCLTKCREAQGKIPSVLREMESSLWLVSKAAERDLAAAQKWAKESESCLRALAVVGKKFRDELALHESKASEWRNPLDELAKP, encoded by the exons ATGGCTTCTTCTCCCACCCTTCCACCCCCTCCATCCATCTCAGAAGAAGAGCTTGAAGAGGAGCTTACAGATGTTGGGAACAAGCTGTTGAAACCCccttcttcaactgatgaactctTGAAGCTTCTTGAT GAACTCGGATGTCTCTTGTCCAAGGTCAGTCAAGAGCCAACTCTTTCAATGCTCGATGCTCTTCAGCCTTCAATGAAGGCGCTAATGGGTACTGAAATATTGATGCACAATGATACTGATGTAAAAGTTTGGGTTGCATCTTGCATTAGTGAAATTGCAAGGATTATGGCGCCAAATGCACCTTACAGCGATGATGAAATGAAG AAATTTTTTCAGCTCAGCATTGTAGCAGTTGAGCAATTATCCAATACCAGTGGTCGTAGTTACTCCAGAGCCGTTTTAGTTCTTAAAACCCTTGCAAACATAAGGCTCTGTGTTCTAATGTTGGACCTTGAATTGGATGATTTAATACTTAAAATGTTTGAGCGGTTTCTAGACATCAAGAG CCTACCTGATGCTCTATTATCAGATATGGAGAGAATCATGACCTTGATTGTAGAGGAAAGCGAAGAGCGTTCATTTGAACTTATGAGCGTTCTTCTAAAAAGTGTGAAGAGGGAAAATCAG TATGTTTCTCCCGTTTCATGGGAGTTGGGGCAGAAAGTCTTGAAAAACTGTGCTGGCATACTCGTATTGGATATTCAAAAAGCAGTCAGCACCATGGGAATGGCATATACTGAGTTTTCAGAAATTGTTGCTTCAATATGTCAAGTGGCGCCTAAAACAGACAATGTG gaTACTCAAACATTTGTATCAGATGCCATCAGTCTGATGAAAAATGACGAAAATGCAGAAGAACCAAGATCTGGCATGATTAGTGGCGGATCTGACACTCTTGTGCATCAGATCGCTTTAACCAATTGCCAACAGATAAGTGTCGCACCACTAAGCAATTCCCAACCTAAAGATATTAGTAAAGGAGCCGTGGCACAACAATCTCAAAGAAAAAGGGGTAGAAAACCCAATTCTCTGAAAAAAGAAGAGGAGGGATATGACAATTCATGGGTTATTGGAATAAGCAGCTCTAATAAAACACCTTGTCGTGGGAAGAATGCCAGAAAGAGAAGTATTCCATCTAATAGTTCAGCTTTGGCAGGTTCATTTTCTCCATCTGAACCTGGCAAAGAACCCAAATCTCTTGCCTTTTCAGTCAATAATGTACAAGGTGTGAGTCTACCTTTGCCACCGGTTGAGAATTGTAGCACTCCAGAGAATGTTCACTCTAGACCTCAATCTGGTGTGCAACAGAAAGAAAAATCGAATAGTTCAATGAATGCAGACAACGGCCTCAATCTATTGTCAGTCTCTGCAGGAGATCTGGTCAAAACCCAGAGTGAAGGAACGCCAGTGAGAGTAGCTTCTAAAGTATCTGGAAGCACTGGGAATCCCCGGGGAAGGAGAAAGAGAGGTCCGGTAAATACTGCATCTCAAGGTGATGGGAAAGCAAAGCGTAAGAGGGCCGCAAGGAAAAGTGAAACCGGAGATGCTGCTGTGAAAAACAGAGAAGGTATTATTCCTTCTACGACAGATGGTATTGGCAGTTCTCAGGAAATAAAGACGGATTTTCCAGTGTTGCAACTTGATGCTGGTGTACAAAAACTAGGCAGGAGTGCTCCCATTGGGCATGCTACTGATAAAACTAGTGATGAGTTTGCATATGGTGGGGCATCAAAG GATCATGGTGAAGAGTTAGTTGGTCGCAAGATAAAGGTTTGGTGGCCAGCAGATGACCA gtTTTACAAAGGAGTTATCACTGGATTTGACCGAGAACTAAAAAAGCATAAG GTGGAATATGTTGATGGCGATCAAGAGAATTTGTATCTTAGAGCAGAACGTTGGGAAATAGTTGAAGAT GAGGAAGACAGCGAGGCAACTGAAGATACACGGCCACCTTTAGTAACTTCAGCTAACAG GTTCCCCAGTGCTGGAGCTAATTCTTCTCATCCAGGGAATCTCAGTGAAACG GCTTCTGCTTCACATAAGCAAGGCATGCTTGTCCGCAGTAAATTGAAGCCAGATGGG GCTGGAAGGACAAAAAGGAGGACAGTGCATGATGTCCACAGCAAAATTTCACCAGCACATGAGGCAAGTGAGCATGCTGGCGAAACAAGCAGCATCCCAGTCACTGTTGCTGGGTACAGGGTGAAGTCTGCCAATGCACCTATTCTAACCTCCATTATAGCGAGGTACGGTGACATTGCTGCCAAGTGCATGTTCACTTCAGCCACTGTCAGAGCATCAATGCTTGATGTTATATGCGACATTGTCAAGCGGCTGCGAAGCGGCAATGCGCAGCAGACCCTATCGCGGCTCGATGCTATGGAGACTGAGCTGCGAGATGCAGAGGCTGCCAAAATCGAGGTCTCCTGGCTCCAACAATGCTTGACCAAGTGCCGTGAAGCTCAAGGCAAAATCCCCTCCGTGCTCAGAGAAATGGAGTCCAGCCTGTGGCTGGTCTCCAAAGCTGCAGAAAGGGACTTGGCAGCCGCTCAAAAGTGGGCCAAGGAGTCCGAAAGCTGCTTAAGAGCATTAGCGGTGGTCGGGAAGAAGTTCCGCGATGAACTGGCCCTACATGAATCCAAAGCAAGCGAATGGCGGAATCCCCTGGATGAGCTGGCCAAGCCGTGA